The DNA region AAGGGGTTGGATTCTGGGTAGACTGAAAACTGGCCAATGTTGAGTATCCGCGGTGTGTCAGCAGTGAACCAAAGCAACAGGAGTGCCCGGCCTTGAGGAACTGACAGATCAGGCCGGGTGACAGACGGTAGCCTAAGTCCATGAGCAAGATACTGTGATGTGTCCTGTTACATGAGGGGAAGTaccaagaggaggaggaggatggggcgggggcgagagagagagtgtgagagtgtgtgcgtgtgtgtgtgtgtgtgtgtgtgtgtgtgtgtgcacgcgtgcacgtGCAGGGTAGGGACAGGGCAGGCCTCTCCAGGAGAGTCCCCTTTGCCCAGAAACCTGAAGGGCGCACGTGGGAGCCATGTGGTCATTgggaggaagagcattccagcaaaggccctggggtgacaTCCAGCCCAGGGCATCCTCAGATCCTCAGTACAGTCCATGGTGAcccctccccttccaccctcaggagaaggagaagaagtaCATGCTGCCTCTGGACAACCTTAAAATCCGCGATGTGGAGAAAGGCTTCATGTCCAACAAGCACGTCTTCGCCATCTTCAACACGGAGCAGAGGTGAGGGCCCACTGGGCTGAGGTCACTAGCCTCGTTCGGTCATTCAGCATCCACTGAGCGCTTTCTGCATAAAGTCCCTGCCCTGGAGTCTCATGTTCTAGAAAGGGAATCAAGTAAAAAGCAGAAACCTGCCATGGGGGTGCTTCCAGCGTGTGGTCAGGGAAGATCTCTCTGGGCAGAGACATGAAGTGATGCGGGAGCCATAGCAGGTTCTGAGCAGAAGAGGGACCGGCCCTGGCTCGGGTGCTCACGGGCTCCCCCTGGTGGCTATGGGGGGAACAGGGGTCAGGGCCAGATCTGGGAGACCAGGGCTGATTGAATGGCATCCGTCCAGGGGGAACGGATATTGGGGTGCGGGGCCCAGGCCGGGTGGGGCTGAGGACTTAGAGGAGGAGGcagcctcttctgagagtcagagctgaGCAAACCCCTGGATGCAGGTGCAAGAGAAGAAGGCGTTTCCTGGGGACCCTGAGCACCCACAGGGACCGAGCTGCCCTCGCCGAgatggggaaggcagaggcagagtaGGCTTGGTGACGGTCAGGGACTGGGTTTGGGCCACACGGAGGGAGAGGGACGTGTGAGACACCACACTggggagtcagggaggcagctgtGCAGATATAAGAATCTGGTGTTCTGGAACGAGCTCCAGTCGGTGTGAACTGGGGCGTTGTTACTGCATGGCAGTGTTCAAAGTCCTAGATGGGGTGAGACCCCTGGGTGAGTgtagacagagaagagaagggccCAGGAGGCCCTTGGTGAATCGACCCATTGGGGGGAGACATTAGCAAAAACAAAGATGCTTTTCTCAGCGTGAGAAGAGGCCCAGCTCTGGCAGGAGGTccgagagcaggaggaagggctgaGTGTGGACACAGGACTCCCACATGCCCTCACCCAGGAACCAGGGAGCACCTAAGTCAGGGGCTGGCTGTCAGCCAAGGTCTGGTGGTTTTTCATGACTGACCAGGAGGCACCGACatcctccctgctgccccaggacCACCTTTCCTGCTGCCCATCACTCCCACACTCCCAACGGTTCGAGGCAAGCCTCATGTCACATTTGGTGTAAGAATAGCTCAGTCCCGGTTTGTTCTGGGCTGGCCTAAAGCTTTGGGGCCCACTTTGGCCATCAGCTGGCTCCAAAAACCTTTGTATCCCTTCGgctcctccctctgcaccccccacctcccctgcctaAGAAGCCTGTGGGAGAACCTGGCTTTTGTCCTGGGACAGGCCTGCTGGGAGGCTCTTCCTTTCTGCGCACAGGGCAGctgtcctgcctccctggcccctgATCCCCTGTGCAAGGCGGTGAAGATCATACCTAATGTAGCATTTAGGAGTGAGCTCAGGAAAGCCAGAATAATAGTCATGGAAACAAGACAGAAGTTTGGGTTTTCTATGGCTTTACTATCCAGGGCAGGTGGGGCAACTCCACAGGCATCCAGGCTCAGGTGCTCCTACTCCTaagccttcctccttctcttccaagATGGCTGCCCAGGGTCCAGCATCACGATGTTCCAGGCAGTActagggaggaggagaaggagcaacAAAGGCGTGCCTCCCACTCGCTAAAATTCCTTCCTGAAGTCCGAGGGCAGCCCTCACAGACGGCTAGCCAGCTGTGGCTCCGTCACGAGGCCGTGACTAACCTCAGACTCACACAGAAGCTCTGGGATGACTTGGCCGTTTTGAGTGCACCTGCTTGTGGGACAGGATGGCGTGTGTGCGGCACAGATCCTGGCCTACGGAACACCGTCCGTAAATGCCATCCATAAATAGTGTCCATCCGCTTTTCCCCCAGCCTGTGGCTCTGCGCCTGCCTTCTGCTCGCAGACCCCCATTTGCCCAGCAGCTCACGTGCCTTGGCGGGGAGTCTCAGTCCTGTCCTTGGACAGCTGCATAGCCCTccatccccccagcccagcccccaggaaTCGGGGCACATTCTAGACCTTCACTATCCAATGCAGTAGCCAGCGGCTGGTCTCACTTAGcgatttaaatgtaaattgacTGAAATAAAATGCAACCTAAATTAACTTCCTTCGTGACCCTAGCCCTATTCGCGCTGCTCACAGAGAACCCTCCTTTGCTCTTTGCTACCACGGCCAACAGCAGCAGTTGAGAACGATTCTGCCATCATGGAATGTTCTCGGGGACAACTTTGCTATAGCCTCCCTGAGAACACCTTGATGGGAGCTGCCCAACCAGGGGTGTTGAGGGACACCTGCCCGCTTCTGAGAGTATCTTTGGCAGCCTTTGGCCCCCACAGGAGAACATAAGAGAGGAGCAGTTCCCAGAGAAAAGAGAGGTGTCTACTGAACCCACAAAAACCAAACCCCACGGATGCTGCTAGATGCAGATGCTCGCTGAGCATGTGCTCTGCCCTTGGCACGGTTCTGGGTGCTGTAGGCATGGACTTGGTCCTCCATCAGCCCAGCAGGGTGTAGGTGCTACTGCCATCCCGGGGCCTCAGTTGTGCCTGGGTCAGGTGTGAGTCCCCGCCTGTCAGACCGCAGAGCCCACGCTACGGCTCCTGCGCTCGCCAGGCCCGTGGGCAGAGTCAAGAACGTGCCTCTTCCTCTCACTGTAGGAATGTCTACAAGGACCTTCGGCAGATCGAGCTGGCCTGTGACTCCCAGGAGGATGTGGACAGCTGGAAGGCCTCGTTCCTCCGAGCCGGGGTCTACCCCGAGAAGGACCAGGTGAGGAGCTGCCCTGCCCGGCCGACGCATCTTGGACTGAGCTGACTCctcctgggagaggaaggggtctAGCGTCTTGCTGGGTGGGTCATTTCTAGGCACGTAGCCTGTACTCTCTTGAGcaaacaaaggagaaagggggagagggttTTGCCATCAGGGCACAGAAGGTTTTCCAACCAAAGCCAAGGCCAGGGAGATACATGGCTTGAGATCTCATCTTTCttgttccctctgctcctcctgtccTTGAGGTGGAGTGAACGTGGCTGCCCTCGGCCCCCAAATTAACATGTTCCAGTCCCTAGGTGAGAGGGTCAAATCACCTTGGGCCGTGGTCACCCCAGGTCCAGGCAGctgaggccaggggcaggcaggggcatCCCCAGAAAGCCAGTGGTAGGCAGGAAGGGGGGCTCCCCACGCTCGCCTCAGGTCACGGTCACCCCTCACCGTCTGCTGTCTCCCCCTGCAGGCAGAAAACGAGGATGGAGTCCAGGAGAACACCTTCTCCATGGACCCGCAGCTCGAGCGGCAGGTGGAGACCATTCGCAACCTGGTGGACTCCTATGTGGCCATCATCAACAAGTCCATCCGCGACCTCATGCCAAAGACCATCATGCACCTCATGATCAACAACGTGAGtgcccggcccgctaggggctgCCCGTCTCTGGGGGAAGGGGCCGGGGCAGCCACACCCAGATTTGGCCTGGACacagtttggtttgttttttaaagcttttatgtttttatttgaaagagtgtgagagagggagggagagcatgagtgggggggggcagagggagaagcagactccccactgagcaactagcgcgatgcaggacttgatatcagcaccctgggatcatgacctgagccgaaggcagacgcccaaccgactgagccagccaggcgcccccacacagtataaaatgtaaaattagagTGAGTCACTACCTTTTTAACATCAGAATCAGGATTCTCAGCCTCTCTTGGGAAATTGGAAGGTGCAGGCCACATGCGGCTCACTCCATTTACTTAGGTACTTGAAGCTAGGAGAGGGACCgctgtcatctccattttatagacaggaCGAGGCCCAGCAAGGTCAACAAACCTGCCCTGAGTCACTCAGGGGAGGTGGAATTAAAACCCAGACTGAGTATGTCCCTAACCGTGGCCTCCTGTTGGCCTGCAGCCCAGCCCACCTTCCCTCGGGGGCATTACCTGCCTCCCCCAGGGCTCCCGAGACGCTTGGGGCTTTGGGCTCCTCTTTGCCGAAATGCAGCTGTGCTAACGTCTCTGGCTCTAGGTTGCTGGGAGGGTGCGGGGACTCCTGCCTCAGGCCTTGAGCTCAGCTAGGCACTCAGGAATCTGTGTAGACCGGGTTTGGTTTATGTCGTGCCTATAAAAGCTCTCCGTGTAACAAGCAAAAATCCCAAACCCCTTCTTCCTCGCTGTTCTTCTCGAGCTCCTTGGGGCGAGAACTGTTTCGTGGTGTGCTGCTGTGTTCTTCGCATATAAATGGGGTTTCTCATATACTTGCTGCTGCCgctctgaaatttaaaatgcatatgtGGTTTGGCCTCAAAGTTCTGTTGGCAGGAATTTTCCCCACAGAGACCTTTGCCCATATTCCAGTTGAGCACATACGTGCTTAGTTTTTTAGCATTGTTGTGTAGTGGCCAAAGATTGGAAATCTGTATCCCCTTAGGAGAATCCATGTAATTTATAGGCATTCTagcaaaaagcagcagcagcgggGGTCTCCAGGTTGATAATAACTCTCACTCACAAAGTGGAAAACAATGGAGCATAACAGAATGTAAGGAGGGCTCCATTTGTCtgaaaggggagggaaaagaaactCTCAAGCATGGTCATTTTTGCAGATGCTGAAAGTTCGTCTGGGAAAAGTCAACATCTGTTCTTAAAAAAGACAATGGTAGAAGGAGTGTTCTGTTATGAGCCTGCATGTTTCAGTCTCAGAACCACTCTTGCCCTGAATGGGGAAGCTCCAGAGGCATCCCCTCCAAAATGAAGAACAAGTTGGCCATCTCCActtgtgtttaaaattttcctgaggggcgcctgggtggctcagtcggttgagtgtccgactcttgatttcaactcaggtcatgatctcagggtcctgggatctagtcccacatcagtctccgtgcttagcggggagtctgcgggatctctctccctcttcctctgctcctccccctgcttgcacgcagtctctttccctctctaaaatgaataaataaaaatcttaaaacaaacaagcaaacaaactttCTTGCAGAGCTACTAGCCAGTGCAGTTTGATCGGAAAAATCATTTAGAGGTGTGAAACACTGACAAAAAGTAGGAAAACTGGATCCTAGTTGGAGAAGCTCCTGGACACACGAACACGTACCTAGAAACTCCATAAAAGTAACTGGAAAAACTCCTGTATCCTGTTAGAGGTTTTAGGAAGGAACAAAGTATAAAATTAACAGAAACTATAATGAAAGTTAGTTTGAAGACAAcaaataagaggaaaaacaacAGTAAAAGAGGCAGGATTCAAGTTTAATAAGCGTCTTGTGGAATAGGCTGGAAGGACACGTGACGGGGCCCCCGACAGACGCGGCAGACAGCTGGGTAGAACGCTCACCCGCGTTTCCAACATCGTACACGTCGTACAGTAAAGCTAAAGACCAGACAGCCCACCGAGTGTGGCGGGTGCTTTTGCGCCAGTCGTTACGGCAGGTGTGGGGGACGCCCTGacctctctgccccttgcccccagACAAAGGCCTTCATCCACCACGAGCTGCTGGCCTACCTGTACTCCTCAGCGGACCAGAGCAGCCTCATGGAGGAGTCGGCCGACCAGGCCCAGCGGCGGGACGACATGCTGCGCATGTACCATGCGCTCAAGGAGGCCCTCAACATCATCGGGGACATTAGCACCAGCACCGTGTCCACGCCTGTTCCCCCGCCCGTCGATGACACCTGGCTCCAGAGCACCACCAGCCACAGGTCCGAGCAGCCTGGGCACCTGTAGTGTGCGGAGGCTGCCGCCTGTGGGTCCCCGgtcccccaccaccaccgccgTGTGTCCTGTCAGGGCCCGGCCCAGGGGCGAGTAGGGGGAAGGGGCCTGGTCACAGTGGGAGCTGCTACCTGGCCCGGGCCTGAAGCGACAAGTAGAAGGGTTGGGTGGAAGGCCCATCTGACTCCTGATGTTTTCCATTGGTTAAGCCCCAGTGGAAGCCCGAGAGGccagggcaggcaggggccaTGGGATCATCATCCTGGAGCACGGAGCACAGGCAAGAATGGCAGGTTGGGGAGGGTCTGCAGGAACAGCCGGAGGCCATGACTGGCCTATCCCTGGCCCCCCCCAACCACCTCAGAGCTGTTGGATGCAAATAAGATGCTGGCGTGGGCAATGCAGAGCATCAGACAGGGACACGCAACCAGTGACAGGGCAGGTATCCGGAGGAGAGAGGGTTGGTCAAGGGAATCTCCTAGAAGGTGCCGGCCCTGCTGAGGCCTCAAGGAGCCATGGAGTTCCTTAGGGAGAGGGCATAGTGGGTGCTCCGGCTCAGGGGAGCCTGTGGGGTGCCCAGGGCAGGGGCTTCAAGGCCCTGTAGCCTCTGGAGGCACTGGACTTGAGTCAGGGCTGGGTTCTGGAAGGATCTTTGGCTAATGAGGGTGGattggaggaggcagggaagcgGCACCTCCCAGGGTGGTAGCCACTGCCAGCCTGCGCCACACCCTGGCCACCTTGGGTTTCCACAGCTATCCTGGCAAGGctggtgctccccacccccttctccggCTCACACCCTCTCTTTCCTCCACAGCCCCACTCCACAGCGCCGACCCATGTCCAGCGTGCATCCCCCAGGCCGGCCCCCAGCAGTGAGAGGCCCGACCCCAGGGCCCCCTCTGATTCCGGTGCCAGTGGGGGCAGCAGCTTCCTTTGCCGCGCCCCCCATCCCGTCCAGGCCAGGACCCCAGAGCGTGTTTGCCAACAGTGACCCCTTCTCGGCCCCGCCTCAGATCCCGTCTCGGCCGGCTCGGATTCCACCCGGTATCCCGCCTGGAGTGCCCAGGTAAGGCTGGACTCCCCCTCACTGCCCACCACTAGAGCCACCAGCCCGCGCCCTGGGGCCTCTCCTTGAATCTATGGACTTTCCTTGTGCCCTGAGGGGAATAGAGTATTCACCCCTTTTGGGTGGTGTGAAGACTAAGGCCCAGAGCGGCCAACttgcttgcccaaagtcacagagtggTGGGGAGTCAGGGTCACTCCAGGGCTCCCAGGCCTGTCCTCTGCCTGAGCGGGTGGCCCACCACACAGATTGGGACTCCTCACACGGGGCCCTTTCTGGTTTTGGCCTTTGTTTCCTTACTGAGGACACACACATGAGCCATCGcacacccctgccctgcctcacTCCAGCCTGCAGGCCAGGCTGTTCTCCACACTTCTCCTGTGAGGAACCCAAggtctggggtgggtggggactcACCCGGAGTCACACAGCAAGCTCCTTCGTGGCACTCCGGCAGCCTTCAGAGCGTCGGGCATCTGGCAGCACCCTGGGGCGGGGGTCGTGGGGCCTGGGTGCCCTCCCTGGTCCTACTTATGGCCTCActgccatccccccccccccccgtctgtcTTTATTCTCTTTGCAGCAGAAGACCCCCTGCTGCGCCCAGCCGGCCCACCATTATCCGCCCAGCCGAGCCATCCCTGCTCGACTAGGCCGCCGGGGGCGTGTTCTCAGGGGGTCTTCGCACACCCGCTGTGCAGGAGCTTCGGTGGTCTGGGCCCCTCCGCTGCCCCTGACCCTGTCATCCACGTGCCAGGACCAGGCTCCCTGTGGGCAGCCCCCTGACTCCTCCCTAACCTTGGCCCCCATCCCCAGCTGGACACAGCACTGAACAAGGGGCCCtggagccctggggcaggggtgggagctgggccGTTGCACTTTGGGGGATGGAGCCACAGGGTAGCAGAGGAGGGAATGCGCTCTGGGCGCCATCTCGAATGAGGATTCAGGCTGGGGCCGGGCTGGGCGGGGGACTCACCCAGGGCTTCTCTGGCCAGGAAAGCCTGAGAAGACCAGGCCTTCTGGAAACTGGGGCACCAGGAGTGCCTGTACCCCCCAGCCCTTCCTGGGGCCCAAGGAGCATGTCCATTTCTCAGCAGCGGGAGCTCCAGGCAGTGAGCCAGGCCCAGCAGGCCCCACGCTGCCCGCCCTGCGAGTTGTAAATATTCCTTCCTTGGCCGTATTAACCACACGGCCGAGCCTCGGCTGCCAGAGGTGCCTTCGCCGGGTCTGGAAGCCTCTGTCCTGCCGGCcttgctctctcctccctgggtcccctcctcctcctagGTCCCCAGGGTGGCTCCGGCTCAGGGCTGAGTGAGTGGGGAGGCTTTGAGGGGCTCCTGActcccacccaggcctccccGACGGGGTGGGCCCCAGGTGGCCCGTCGCTGAGCAGACCCTGCTCGCTCCTTGCTCAGTTTGACCACTGTAAGTGCCTGCACTCTGTATCCtattaataaactaaaataaagggaagaagcttctggtggctgctgtgTGGGCCTTTTGTGTTGGCGTTCAGGCTGAGAACGTGGACTGATCACCTTCCCCTGGCAGGCCTCCGACAAGGaccccatctcccctccaccaTGGGCGCGCTCACACCCTGCTCCTGGGACTCTCCTCTTAGGGAGAGTTCACTTCTTCCAGAGGCAGCCGTGCTCTAGAGGGAAAATCTCTTGCTTTTCTTAACATGTCAGGCGTGGGGACAAATGTTCGCCACTCCCCTTCCACACATACTAACCCAGAGGCCTGGCTGCAGCCCCTGACACAGGCCTGGGGTGGGCGGCAGAATCCCACAGGGGAGAGGGAATCCCGGCCCTCCACCCCAGATTGCCGTGGTcagggccccctccccaccactgtaGTCCTAAGGACTCTGCCCAGGTGCAAGGCCTTCTGGCCCAGCCCGGGTCACAGTTAAACtttgctttctgatttttctcttgtgCCCAGGCGACCACCTCCATCGGCTCCCGCCCGGCCTTTCTTCTGAGCTTCGTGGGAGACCCCTCCCGCCTGCCTGGTTTGCCCCCTTGGGGGCAGGTCTGTCCCGGCTGGTGTCCCTGAGCCCCAGTCACCAGGCTCTGTGATTTTCTGACCATAATTTATTGACTCCAGTGCCCAGGCCAGACCGCCCTTTGTTCCGTGAGGCTCCTGCACAAGCTTTGGCTGGGTCACCCCTCAGCCCTGCCCGGGGCCTctgcagagagagcaggaggggcggGTGGTCATGCAGCCCGCCACTCCTAGAGTTCTGTTACCAGACCTCGCATCGAGCCCACCCCGCGCTGGGCTGAGGGGCTGAGCTCCTTCCTCTCAATAAAGTGACTGTCCTCGCAAGAACACTGCAGCCGTGTCTCCTTCCCGGCCCCTGGCATAAGCAGGCCACCCCCAGCCTGGGAGCCGCCCCCAGCAGCAGCAACAGGCCTCTGGTGGGGTGACAAGGAGACAAAAGCATGGGGTCCCACAAGCAGCAAGCCCCCTCCCACTGGACCCTGGCTCAGAAggccaggagggaaggggaaagagagttTGCTTCCTGGGCCCCATCCCACACCAAGCAGTGCCAGTGCAGGCTGGGACTTGGGCTAAGGCACACACATTTACAGGAGGGGACACGGAAAAGGGCCAGAATATCCAAGGGTCTCGTTCAAATGCTGCagtgccctccccccccaatgCACAATTTCCAGGAAAGCAGGTGCAGTCTCTGAGCTGTCCCTCCTGGAGGGCCCAGGCCTACCAGCCAAGCCAACAAATGTTtccagcctggcccctggcaggGAGGAGATACACGAGGGCCATACCTCGGGCCGTGACTGCGTGGTCTCCCCTCCCATAAGAAACTTAAGTTTGGGGAAACGACCCCCATATCTCACACACATgtgccctgctgcccctcctttCCGTGTTCTTCCTTCTGGGGCTACGTAGGCACAGGGCGCTTGTCCTGGAAGAAGCGCTTGAGCGTGCAGACCTGGAGCAcggccaccagcagcagcacgGCCACGTTCACAGCAGACCAGAAGTTGACCCGCTCCAGGTTGCCCTCCTGCAGGTTGCGGTCACGTGCGTCAAAGGCCCGCAGTAGCGTCAGCATCTGGATGCTGCGCTCCAGCCTGGTCTTCATGGTCTCAATGGACTCCTGCGGAGCAGAGAGGGGGGCAGGGTCAGGCCTCCACCCTTCAGGGAGCAGGGACCCataaaactgggggaatggggtgaGCCTATGTTTTGGGAGGAGATTGCTGAGAGGAGACTCTGTGGCCAGGCTGCCTGAGTCTAAATTCCTCTGTGCTGACtggctgggtggccttgggcaagttaattaacctctctgggcctcagtttcctccggATTGCAGTGAGAATTGAATGCctaaataagtataaaaaatgTACTTACTAGTAGTTAACAGCACAGTTGCTAATATTGGATCTGTCAGTTACTGTGTGGCCTTAGGAAAGTTACTTAGGCATCCTATGCCTCAGTTAAAATGGGGCATTGGGAGCACAGTCCCTACCTCATATGGAGATTTCATGAGTTAGTTAAGCCCTGGAAATTCCTACACCTAGAAATGTGCTATTATTTTAACTGTGAGTGGCTACTTTTCTAACTAAGGTGGGGGTACCTGGCCGGCTGGGTCAGGCAGATGAGGACCCCAGTCAGGGTGCAAGAATAGGGGAGCACTGTTGCCCAAAGCCAGAGATTTGGGACGAGTGGCCCCAGCTCAGCCTGGGCGTACCTTGATGTCCTCCATCTTGACATCCAGCATCTCCTCGGGCTCCACAGCCTCTGCCCAGCCCTCGACCTCCTCGTCATCCTGCAGGCTGTCGAAAATGAGTTCGAAGAACACCAGCTTCTCAGAGATTGTGCTGAAGGAGTTGTCAAAGCACAGCTTGTAGTCCCCAGCCTCCGtgggctccaccctgggaggAAGACACAGACATACATGACCCAGAATGGCCCACTGGCCGGACTTCGAGAGGCAGGGAAGGTGGTTAGGTAACCTGAGGccactggggaggggcagggctgaaaCTAAACCCAGGCAGACAGTGGGACTTAACTCACGTGTGCACCCCATCTGCCTTGCGGGATTCGCTGACCAGCAGCACGCCCTGAGGGCTCTCCAGCGTGAAATCCACATCCAGTCCAGCACCTCCGATCACCTGGGGGTACAGGTAAGAGGGTGGAGGGCTAGGGGTAGGCGAAGGGCACCTGCCAGGGAAAGCCAGGGCTGGACCAACCCGCACAGACCCATCCAGGACGACCAGGGGCCTACCTGAGCGCTGACACCTACACCTGCAACCTGGTCCTGCCCCAACTGTCCCCCTGACCGCGCCCCTTGCCTTGGCTCAGTCTTCATTGATAGGACAGCTTTGGGTTTGTCTCTTTCGTCTGGTCATGCCCCAGTCGTAAGTCCCTGATCAACGTTTACCTGGCCACACCCCAAGT from Ursus arctos isolate Adak ecotype North America unplaced genomic scaffold, UrsArc2.0 scaffold_14, whole genome shotgun sequence includes:
- the TMED1 gene encoding transmembrane emp24 domain-containing protein 1 isoform X1, which produces MMAAGAALALALWLLLPPVGVEGAGPPPIQDGEFTFLLPAGRKQCFYQSAPANASLETEYQVIGGAGLDVDFTLESPQGVLLVSESRKADGVHTVEPTEAGDYKLCFDNSFSTISEKLVFFELIFDSLQDDEEVEGWAEAVEPEEMLDVKMEDIKESIETMKTRLERSIQMLTLLRAFDARDRNLQEGNLERVNFWSAVNVAVLLLVAVLQVCTLKRFFQDKRPVPT
- the TMED1 gene encoding transmembrane emp24 domain-containing protein 1 isoform X2 codes for the protein MKTEPRQGARSGGQLGQDQVAGVGVSAQVIGGAGLDVDFTLESPQGVLLVSESRKADGVHTVEPTEAGDYKLCFDNSFSTISEKLVFFELIFDSLQDDEEVEGWAEAVEPEEMLDVKMEDIKESIETMKTRLERSIQMLTLLRAFDARDRNLQEGNLERVNFWSAVNVAVLLLVAVLQVCTLKRFFQDKRPVPT